CTCGTCGACGAAGATCGGCAGCTCGGTGCGCAGCCCCTCGGCCCACTGCGCGAGGTAGGCGTCGCTCTCCGCCGCGCCGACCTCGCCGTCGCCGTTGGTGTCGGCCGCCTCGAGCACGCGCCGGCCCTCTTCCGGGCCGAGCGTGAGCGAGACGACGACGCGCGCGCTCCGTCCGGAGACGTCGAGCTTCAGGTAGCGCTCTGCCCTCGCGATGTCGTGGCCGACGTGCGCCGAGGCGCCCGTCGGCCAGAAGGTCGAGCAGAGACAGAGCGACAGCAGGCAGGCCGACGGAAGCCGCCGGCTCACCTCACGCCTCCTCGGTCTCCTCGGCCTCGGGCTCAGGCTCGGCGAGGGACTCGAGGAAGCGGATCGCGGTCATCACCCCGAAGCCGCTGCCGCCCTTGGGCGCGACCCCGTGCGGGCGGTCGAGGAAGGCCGGGCCCGCGATGTCGAGGTGCATCCAGCGCGCGTCGCCGACGAACTCCTTGAGGAAGAGCGCGGCCGTGATCGCGCCGCCCTCGCGGTTGCCGGTGTGCTTGAGATCCGCGATGTCGCTCTTGAGCATCTCGCGGAGCTCGGGGTTGAGCGGGAGCCGCCAGTAGCTCTCCCCCTCGACCTGCGAGGCCGCGCTGTACCGCGCCGCGAAGTCGTCGTCGTCGCTGAAGAGGCCGGCCGTCCACGGGCCCAGGGCCACCATGCAGGCTCCCGTCAGCGTCGCGTGATCGAAGAGGTAGTCCGCGCCGATCTCCTTGGTCGCGTAGGCGAGCGCGTCGGCGAGCACGAGGCGGCCCTCGGCGTCGGTGTTGATGATCTCGACGAACTTGCCGTCGAGCGACGGGAAGACGTCACCCGGGCGGTAGGCGTCGTCACCGAGCATGTTCTCGGTGGAGCCGATGACGCCGTGCACCTCGATGGGCAGGTCGAGCCGCGCGGCCGCGAGCACGACGCCCACGGTGGTGGCGGCGCCGGCCATGTCGCACTTCATGTCGAGCATCGACTTGGCGGGCTTGAGGCAGAGGCCGCCCGCATCGAACGTCAGGCCCTTGCCCACGAAGCAGACCTTGGCCACGGGCTTCCTGCCCTTGGGCTTGTGGGTCATGTGGATGAAGCGAGGCTCCTGGCCGCTGCCGCGGTTGACCGCGAGCAGCAGGTGCATGCCCAGCTTCTCGATGCCCTTCTTGTCCCAGACCTTGCACTGGACGCCGAGCTCCTTGCACTGCGTCTTGGCGAACTCGGCCAGCGCGGTCGGGTGCAGGTCGTTCGGAGGCGCGTTCACGAGGTCGCGCGCGTGGTTGACGCTCTCGCCGAGCGCGACGCCCGCGTTCTGCGCCTCGCGCAGCTCAGGAGTGCGCTTGCTGACGAGGATCTTCGCGCTGCCGAGCGTCTTCTTCGGCGCGCGGTCGCCCGTGAAGTAGCGGTCGAAGCGGTAGCCGCCGAGCACCGCGCCCGAGGTCGCGGCGCGCACGAGCGCCGGGTCCTCGGAGGGCAAGGCGATCGCCACGGTGCCGTAGGTGCTCGCGGCCTGTCCCGCGGTCGCCGCGAGCTGCCGGACGGCGGCCACGTCGGGCTCGCCGTCGCCGAGACCGACGAGCAGCACGGACTTCGCCTTGATGCCGCCGGGCGTGCACTTGAGCGTCTGTCCGGCCTTGCCGGAGAAGTCGTCGAGTCGGATCGCGTTGCGCAGAGCCTTGTTCGACGCCTTGTCGATGGCCTTGACGTTCGCGTCCCGGCTCGGGTTGCCGGAGACGCCGATCGCCAGCAGGTCGGCGCGAACGTCAATGGGTGCGTCGGTGGAGAGCGTGACCTTCATTCTTGGTTCCTTCCCCGTGGGGCTGAATCGCCACCCCCCGCGGTGCGGGCCGCATCCTGCCATGGCGCCGCCGATGTCTCAAGCGTGGGGCAATGACGCGCTCGGACCCCCCTCTCGGCCGGCGTCCGCCACCCCTCCG
This portion of the Sandaracinaceae bacterium genome encodes:
- a CDS encoding leucyl aminopeptidase, whose amino-acid sequence is MKVTLSTDAPIDVRADLLAIGVSGNPSRDANVKAIDKASNKALRNAIRLDDFSGKAGQTLKCTPGGIKAKSVLLVGLGDGEPDVAAVRQLAATAGQAASTYGTVAIALPSEDPALVRAATSGAVLGGYRFDRYFTGDRAPKKTLGSAKILVSKRTPELREAQNAGVALGESVNHARDLVNAPPNDLHPTALAEFAKTQCKELGVQCKVWDKKGIEKLGMHLLLAVNRGSGQEPRFIHMTHKPKGRKPVAKVCFVGKGLTFDAGGLCLKPAKSMLDMKCDMAGAATTVGVVLAAARLDLPIEVHGVIGSTENMLGDDAYRPGDVFPSLDGKFVEIINTDAEGRLVLADALAYATKEIGADYLFDHATLTGACMVALGPWTAGLFSDDDDFAARYSAASQVEGESYWRLPLNPELREMLKSDIADLKHTGNREGGAITAALFLKEFVGDARWMHLDIAGPAFLDRPHGVAPKGGSGFGVMTAIRFLESLAEPEPEAEETEEA